The Aquipuribacter hungaricus genome has a segment encoding these proteins:
- a CDS encoding relaxase/mobilization nuclease domain-containing protein: MIPKVSRGDRMAGLIGYLVGPGRSNEHTEPHLVAGDPALMAWHDDAELAADAAAGIARHLDRPRTAYDVTVPGGHVWHCSLSLRAEEGLLTDERWAAIAADFVAEMGFDDRGDLDWVKAPCRWVAVRHGVSGNGNDHIHIAVNLVREDGTKASVHHDFRRAQTAARGLEVRYGLEQLESATAGRAGRAFTRAEQSRVEADADRAARRRHADTAQRSSAADGVGADGVGADGAGADGAGGAVPVWEELPVAERRARVTAEVRLQAPRNALARTVRGCATASLDEAEFVRRLRRAGVLVRARFADGRSDVVTGYSVAARPPGGERPIWYGGGHLGRDLTLPRLRGEWPDTPTGAGVAAAEWTAAGRGRRVVAPGRESLEPAPELWQRYSREVAELRKQLRAVPAEDRETWARVARHTAGAFAAWSSVVEPEPGDLAAAADALARSAQTYRRPVQPQKAGLVAVAGTAMLLASAARGGQGTAAQAIMLRQLVRLAEAVHDAARASGEARRAGEIAAAERAHMRAVASRLPHPQLVSTAAVSPAAATAATGVGRAGTTGQAPDVEVQEAAAVAQARTGQRPASGATASRAPRGSRAPGSPVPDRLGPARPRESARPGADRAPER; encoded by the coding sequence GTGATCCCGAAGGTGTCGCGGGGGGACCGGATGGCGGGTCTGATCGGGTACCTGGTCGGGCCCGGGAGGTCGAACGAGCACACCGAGCCGCACCTGGTGGCCGGGGACCCGGCGCTGATGGCGTGGCACGACGACGCCGAGCTCGCTGCCGACGCGGCGGCCGGGATCGCGCGTCACCTGGACCGGCCCCGCACCGCCTACGACGTCACGGTGCCCGGGGGGCACGTGTGGCACTGCTCGCTGTCGCTGCGCGCGGAGGAGGGCCTGCTCACCGACGAGCGGTGGGCCGCGATCGCCGCGGACTTCGTCGCGGAGATGGGCTTCGACGACCGTGGCGACCTGGACTGGGTGAAGGCGCCGTGCCGGTGGGTGGCGGTGCGGCACGGGGTGTCCGGCAACGGCAACGACCACATCCACATCGCGGTGAACCTGGTCCGGGAGGACGGCACCAAGGCCTCGGTGCACCACGACTTCCGTCGCGCGCAGACCGCCGCCCGCGGCCTGGAGGTCAGGTACGGCCTGGAGCAGCTGGAGTCGGCCACCGCAGGCCGGGCAGGGCGCGCGTTCACCCGGGCCGAGCAGTCCCGGGTGGAGGCCGACGCCGACCGTGCGGCCCGCCGCAGGCACGCGGACACCGCGCAGCGCTCGAGCGCCGCTGACGGTGTCGGTGCTGACGGTGTCGGTGCTGACGGTGCCGGTGCTGACGGTGCCGGTGGTGCGGTGCCGGTGTGGGAGGAGCTGCCGGTGGCGGAGCGGCGTGCCCGGGTGACGGCGGAGGTGCGGTTGCAGGCCCCGCGCAACGCCCTGGCGCGCACGGTGCGGGGGTGCGCCACGGCCAGCCTAGACGAGGCGGAGTTCGTGCGCCGGCTGCGCCGGGCAGGGGTCCTGGTGCGAGCCCGGTTCGCCGACGGTCGCAGCGACGTCGTCACCGGCTACTCCGTGGCCGCCCGGCCCCCGGGCGGGGAGCGTCCGATCTGGTACGGCGGGGGACACCTGGGCCGGGACCTGACCCTGCCGCGGCTGCGCGGGGAGTGGCCCGACACCCCTACCGGCGCCGGCGTTGCAGCGGCGGAGTGGACGGCCGCGGGGCGTGGGCGGCGGGTGGTGGCGCCGGGGCGGGAGAGTCTCGAGCCGGCGCCGGAGCTGTGGCAGCGGTACTCCCGTGAGGTCGCCGAGCTGCGCAAGCAGCTGCGCGCGGTCCCGGCGGAGGACCGGGAGACCTGGGCGCGGGTGGCCCGGCACACCGCTGGCGCGTTCGCGGCCTGGTCCAGCGTGGTGGAGCCGGAGCCGGGTGACCTCGCCGCCGCGGCGGACGCGCTGGCCAGGTCCGCGCAGACGTACCGGCGGCCGGTGCAGCCGCAGAAGGCTGGCCTGGTCGCGGTCGCCGGCACGGCGATGCTGCTGGCCTCTGCCGCGCGGGGCGGGCAGGGGACCGCGGCGCAGGCCATCATGCTGCGCCAGCTCGTCCGCCTCGCCGAGGCCGTGCACGACGCCGCACGCGCCTCCGGCGAAGCTCGCCGTGCCGGTGAGATCGCCGCAGCGGAGCGCGCGCACATGCGCGCGGTCGCCAGCCGGCTCCCACACCCCCAGCTGGTCAGCACGGCAGCGGTCTCGCCGGCCGCGGCCACGGCCGCGACGGGTGTGGGACGGGCGGGGACGACCGGGCAGGCGCCAGACGTCGAGGTGCAGGAGGCGGCGGCCGTGGCGCAGGCCCGGACGGGTCAGCGACCGGCCAGCGGGGCTACAGCAAGCAGGGCACCGAGAGGTTCGAGGGCGCCGGGGTCACCTGTGCCGGACCGGCTCGGGCCGGCGCGGCCGCGTGAGAGCGCACGACCGGGCGCGGACCGCGCACCGGAACGATGA
- a CDS encoding MobC family plasmid mobilization relaxosome protein: MTPEEEALLLQLALAQGVTVPRLLVEATLSSAVGETPTERRNAMVELFGIHRLLAAVSNNVNQIAKATNATGEVHEDLVQTLRAVRRTAERVDTAIDGLSPR, translated from the coding sequence GTGACGCCGGAGGAGGAGGCGTTGTTGCTGCAGCTGGCGCTGGCGCAGGGGGTGACGGTGCCGCGGCTGCTGGTGGAGGCGACGCTGTCGAGCGCGGTGGGGGAGACGCCCACGGAGCGGCGCAACGCGATGGTCGAGCTGTTCGGGATCCACCGTCTGCTGGCCGCGGTGTCGAACAACGTGAACCAGATCGCCAAGGCCACGAACGCCACGGGCGAGGTCCACGAGGACCTGGTCCAGACGCTGCGAGCGGTGCGGCGCACCGCGGAGCGCGTCGACACCGCGATCGACGGCCTCAGCCCACGGTGA
- a CDS encoding CopG family transcriptional regulator produces the protein MPRPGPRRPIVTVRVDQEDLTEVDRLATAEGVGRSEMVRRLLVEAMAARRA, from the coding sequence ATGCCGAGACCAGGGCCCCGCCGACCCATCGTCACCGTACGCGTCGACCAAGAGGACCTCACTGAAGTTGACCGGCTCGCCACCGCCGAGGGTGTCGGCCGGTCGGAGATGGTCCGCCGACTACTCGTTGAGGCCATGGCCGCTCGCCGCGCCTGA
- a CDS encoding DNA-binding protein: MTTPLEELPSIGAPATLALTDAGYTSLAQLAGVARSDLARLHGVGPRALALIEAELEQHDLRLT; encoded by the coding sequence GTGACTACGCCGCTAGAGGAGCTTCCCAGCATCGGCGCCCCCGCAACGCTCGCACTCACCGACGCCGGTTACACCTCACTCGCTCAGCTGGCCGGCGTCGCACGGTCCGACCTCGCCCGGCTGCACGGGGTAGGGCCCAGGGCTTTGGCCCTCATCGAGGCCGAGCTGGAGCAGCACGACCTTCGGCTCACCTGA
- a CDS encoding carboxypeptidase-like regulatory domain-containing protein, which yields MPGEFYEYSLRYGCGGYIVFDGRYWVSQLTTPPGPFEQPPMSFWIASSESGPRVLGPSGTVGFDEVPDPETILTGGCGAFATPAPPPPTGAVVGTLQLVGGPPGVSPLPVPGEVAWPASDGGQSGTTPTDADGQFRLELAPGRYGISATSPGYMGGRVTCQAAATVVITAGNETIADIACPIR from the coding sequence GTGCCGGGGGAGTTCTACGAGTACTCGCTGCGGTACGGCTGCGGCGGCTACATCGTCTTCGACGGCCGGTACTGGGTCTCACAGCTGACCACGCCGCCGGGGCCCTTCGAGCAGCCACCCATGTCGTTCTGGATCGCTTCGAGCGAGTCAGGGCCGCGCGTCCTGGGACCTAGCGGCACCGTCGGATTCGACGAGGTGCCGGACCCCGAGACCATTTTGACCGGCGGCTGCGGCGCCTTCGCCACACCAGCCCCCCCGCCACCCACCGGCGCCGTGGTCGGGACCCTCCAGCTGGTCGGCGGCCCCCCCGGGGTGTCGCCGTTGCCCGTGCCTGGCGAGGTCGCGTGGCCGGCCTCGGACGGTGGACAGTCCGGGACCACCCCGACGGACGCCGACGGCCAGTTCCGGCTAGAGCTGGCACCCGGCCGGTACGGGATCAGCGCCACGAGCCCCGGCTACATGGGCGGCCGGGTCACCTGCCAAGCAGCAGCGACCGTCGTCATCACTGCCGGCAACGAGACGATCGCAGACATCGCCTGCCCGATCCGCTGA